GTCGAGGAGCTTTACGAACGCATCGGTTCCGGGGAAGGTTTTCGTCAGATAATCCTGCAGTTCGCTTTTGACCTTGTCGCGAACATCAAGCCCCTTGGTCACGATAATGGTCTGCCCGAAAGACACGTCGGGCGTCTGAACATCAAAGGACAGGATGAAGCGGGGAGCACCTTGTCCGACATAACTCGTCCAGTGCTCGATATCTTTGTTGTTCGCGAGCATCTCCTGCTCGAACTTGGCCATCTGCCTGTTCGTCTCGGAGATCGAACTGTTGTGCGGCAGATTCCAATCGACGATCAGTTCGGGTCTGTCCGAGGACGGGAAGAACTGTTGCTGCACCAGGCTCATTCCACCGATGGAGAGCGCGAAGGCCACGACTGTCGCGCCGATCGTGATCCAGCGCCACCGCATGGAAAGGGTCAATAGCCAGGAAAAAGCTCTCGCCAGCCGGCCTTTCTGATCATGATGCGACTTCATTGTCTTCGGAAGGATGCTCACGCCCAAAAGTGGCGTGAACAACACAGCGACGATCCACGAAACTACGAGCGAGACGGCAATCACCACGAAAAGCGTGAAGGTGAATTCGCCCGCGGCACTGTTGTTCAAGCCTATGGGAATGAAGCCGGCGACCGTTACGAGCGTGCCCGTGAGCATCGGGAAGGCCGTAGACGTGTAGACATGTGTTGCAGCTTTTTTCAGATCGTCTCCTGCCTCCAGCCGGGCGACCATCATCTCGACGGCAATCATCGCATCGTCAACGAGAAGGCCAAGCGCAATGATCAGCGCGCCGAGCGAAATACGCTGCAGCGAAATGCCCGAATAGGCCATTACGAGGAACGTGATCGCCAGCACAAGCGGGATCGAGATCGCGACAACCAGACCCGCGCGAACGCCCAGGCTGATAAAACTGATCGCAAGAACAATGACAATCGCCTCGAACAGGGCGCGCGTGAAGCCCGACACTGCTTCGTCCACGACTTGCGGCTGATCGGAAACGCGTTGAACATCCACACCGATCGGCAGATCGGTCACGACGCGATCCATCTGCTGGTCGAGTGCCTTGCCGAATTCCAGCAGATTTGCGCCGGTCTTCATGCCAATGGCGAGACCGATTGCGGGCTGACCGTTATACCTGAACAGCGACGACGGAGGATCAATATAGCCGCGTTTAATTGTGGCAACATCGGTCAGCGGAAAGAACCGGTCGTTGACACGCAGATTGATCGACCTGAGGCTTTCCTCCGACGTAAACTGACCGCCCACACGCAAAGCGATACGCTCGGGGCCGGCGTCAACGAAGCCCGACTGAGTGACGGCGTTCTGCGCCTCCAGCGTCTCGATAACCGATTGCTGGTCGATACCAAGGGCCGCAATCTTTCGGGTCGAAAATTCAAGATAGATCGCTTCGTCTTGCGCACCGATAATGTCCACCTTACCGACATTTTGAACGGTCAAGACTTTTGCGCGGGCGTCCTCGACAAGGTCGCGAAGCTGGCGCTGCGTGAGCCCGTCGCTGGTGAAGGCGTAGATATTGCCGAAAACGTCGCCGAAGCGGTCGTTGAAAAACGGCCCCACGACGCCGCTCGGGAAATCTCCCTTGATGTCGTCGATCATGTTGCGGACGCGCACCCAGGTTGGGTTGACATCCCTGGCCTTCGTGGTCGGCAAGAGTTCAACGAAAATCGTTGTCCTGCCGGCAACCGTCTGACTGCGGGTGTAGTCAAGCGACTCCAGCTCTTCGAGCTTCTTCTCGATGCGGTCGGTGACCTGCTTGGTCACTTCCTCGGCGGATGCACCAGGCCATTGCGCTTGGATGATCATAGTCTTGATGGTAAACGCCGGGTCTTCTTCACGACCGAGACCGATGTAGGAAAACGCGCCGGCAAGAATGAAGACGATCATGAAGTACCAGACGAGCGAACGGTGCTCGAGCGCCCAGTCGGAAAGATTGAATTTTTTCACGGGTTTTCCCCTTGATCCACCCTGACAGCCTGGCCGTCAGTAAGCTTGTGAACACCAGCGACGACGATGCGTTCGCCCGGATTGACTCCCTCAGCGATGCGAACGGCGCCTCCCTCGGCAATATCTCCGTCCATCGCGATCGCCCGAATGGAGACCTTGCTGGCTGCGGTATCGACGACCCAGACGTTCGGTTTCCCGTCTTTCATCAGCACCGCGGACGATGGCAGCAGGATCAGTGGTTGGGCCACGATGGTCGCAGTAGCCGTCACGACCGAGCCCAAGCGAAACGCCGCGGGCGGATTGACGAGCGTTATTCTCGTGCGGCGGGTACGGGTCGTCGTCTCGGCTTCGGGTGCGATTTCTCTCACGACGCCGCTCGCGCGAATGGTTGGGTCTAACTGGAGGGAGACCTCAAAGGGTGACCCCACTTTGAGGCCGTCGAAGCTCGCATCCGGTATATCGATGACCGCATCCCGCTGATCGGGGCGGGCAATGGTGGCGATGCTCTGGCCTGCGGCGACAACTTGGCCCACCTCCGCAGAGGTGGCCGTCACAACGCCATCGAATTCTGCGCGAAGCTGCGCGTAGCTTAGTTGTTCTTTGGCCTTGTCCAGATTGGCCTGCGCTTTTGCAACGGCAGCAACCGCACTCCGCTGTCCCAGTTGAGCCTCTTCGAAAGCGGCCTCGCTTCCGGATCTCGTTTCAGTCAAACTCCGCTGGCGCTCTTCCGTGGAGACGGCATTTGTCAGTTGCGCCTGCGCATTGGAGAGCTCGGACTGCGCGCTTCTGAGCGCAAGCTCCAGAGCCAGCGGATCAATGGCGGCAACGACGTCACCTTTCTTGACGATGTCGCCGACGCTGACCTTGCGGGCTATCACCCGCCCGAGGACGCGAAATCCGAGCTCGGTCTCGATCTTGGCCTCGACCGTGCCTGGCAGGCTCAGGGACAAAGCGGCTGTTGATTTGGCGACAACGGAAAGAACGGGGCGGGGCGGCTCCTCACGCGCTTCATCCTGCTTCTGGCAAGACGACAGCAGCAACGGCCCAAGGAGCAGCAGGCCGGGTGTCACTCGGATACTCATTTCGCGGCTTCCTTGTCATATGAGACGACCTCGTTGGGCCGTAGGAATTTGGTACCATCGGATACGACGATTTCACCTGGCGACACGCCCGCGCGCACGGCGAACCGGCCGGTCCCATAGCTGGAAACATCGACCGGCCGGATGGACACGCTGGACGACGACGGGTCCACGATCCAGACGGCCGGATGGCCATCCTTCGAGGTCATTGCCGACCACGGCAATTCGATTGTGTCCTGTGCGATGGAACGGAAGGAGCCGACGACCGGAGCGCCAAGCTGCATGTTCGGCGCCCCTTCGAGACCCACCTTCACCCTGATTGTTCCCGTCGACGCATCGA
This Rhizobium sullae DNA region includes the following protein-coding sequences:
- a CDS encoding efflux RND transporter permease subunit, which translates into the protein MKKFNLSDWALEHRSLVWYFMIVFILAGAFSYIGLGREEDPAFTIKTMIIQAQWPGASAEEVTKQVTDRIEKKLEELESLDYTRSQTVAGRTTIFVELLPTTKARDVNPTWVRVRNMIDDIKGDFPSGVVGPFFNDRFGDVFGNIYAFTSDGLTQRQLRDLVEDARAKVLTVQNVGKVDIIGAQDEAIYLEFSTRKIAALGIDQQSVIETLEAQNAVTQSGFVDAGPERIALRVGGQFTSEESLRSINLRVNDRFFPLTDVATIKRGYIDPPSSLFRYNGQPAIGLAIGMKTGANLLEFGKALDQQMDRVVTDLPIGVDVQRVSDQPQVVDEAVSGFTRALFEAIVIVLAISFISLGVRAGLVVAISIPLVLAITFLVMAYSGISLQRISLGALIIALGLLVDDAMIAVEMMVARLEAGDDLKKAATHVYTSTAFPMLTGTLVTVAGFIPIGLNNSAAGEFTFTLFVVIAVSLVVSWIVAVLFTPLLGVSILPKTMKSHHDQKGRLARAFSWLLTLSMRWRWITIGATVVAFALSIGGMSLVQQQFFPSSDRPELIVDWNLPHNSSISETNRQMAKFEQEMLANNKDIEHWTSYVGQGAPRFILSFDVQTPDVSFGQTIIVTKGLDVRDKVKSELQDYLTKTFPGTDAFVKLLDIGPPVGKPVQYRISGPDIQKVRDIAQQFAGIVGEHPLLSNMTFDWNEPSRVVKVDVLQDKARQLGVSSQDIATTLNGIVEGSSATQIRDNIYLIDVIGRAQTSERGSIETLQNLQLPGSNGKSVPLSAVANFRYELEQPTIWRRTRTPTITIKAAVVGPTQPATIVSELQPKVDAFRKGLPAGYSIANGGSVEESAKAQGPIAAVAPLMLFAMATILMIQLQSFSRLFLVFAVAPTALIGVVVALLFSNAPMGFVAILGVLALIGILIRNSVILVVQIEQLRSEGVAPWRAVVEATEHRMRPIMLTAAAATLALIPISREVFWGPMAYAMMGGIVVGTALTLLFLPALYVAWFRIPKEENLEQRQPAHP
- a CDS encoding efflux RND transporter periplasmic adaptor subunit; protein product: MSIRVTPGLLLLGPLLLSSCQKQDEAREEPPRPVLSVVAKSTAALSLSLPGTVEAKIETELGFRVLGRVIARKVSVGDIVKKGDVVAAIDPLALELALRSAQSELSNAQAQLTNAVSTEERQRSLTETRSGSEAAFEEAQLGQRSAVAAVAKAQANLDKAKEQLSYAQLRAEFDGVVTATSAEVGQVVAAGQSIATIARPDQRDAVIDIPDASFDGLKVGSPFEVSLQLDPTIRASGVVREIAPEAETTTRTRRTRITLVNPPAAFRLGSVVTATATIVAQPLILLPSSAVLMKDGKPNVWVVDTAASKVSIRAIAMDGDIAEGGAVRIAEGVNPGERIVVAGVHKLTDGQAVRVDQGENP